The DNA segment GCTTCCCAAGAAGAACATCCTGACGATGGGAATGTACCTCCTGATATCCCCCAACAGGAAGTACCTTCGGTCCCGGGGGAATATTTCTCCCCAGAGCCAGACATACTATTCACAAAGATATGGGATTTTTCCGGTATTAAAATAAGAGACACCCGGCCCCATCATGGCGAACTCCAGTATGGGCCATTTCCCCATGAAACCCTCATTATTCAGGATCCTCAGTTTTTTTATACCCTCCAAAACACGAGATATTTTAAGCGGCACCGTTCTTTCTATGAGAGATTTTTCGGAAGTCCCCGAAAGGTTGTTGGAAGTGTTTTCCTGACCATTGCCCTCATTGTGGGGTTCTACTTTATGGGGATCCCCTTGATTGCGGATCTTACCAGTTCTCTGTTACCACCTTCTCAGGAAAGCTCCCTGGGAGAAACCCTGTTCTCCAATATTGTAGAAAGCGAAGGGGGTCTTACCCGCCCTGAACTCCAAGAAAAGGTCTTAGAATTTGCAAGGACCCTTACATTTGGTCACCAGATTAAAGAGATCGCCCTGTTACCGGGGGACACCATTAACGCCTTTGCCGTCATGGGTGGGTACATTGGTATTTATCTTCCTATGCTCGAACTCATAGAAACCCCAGAGGAACTCGCCGCTCTCCTTGCCCATGAATGGGCCCATATTGAAAAGCGGCATTCAACCCGCCTGATCGTGCGGAACCTTGCCGGCTATTACCTTATCTCTCTTATAGCAGGTGATTTCAGTGGTTTTTTGGGGATCCTCATTGAGAACGGACACATGCTCAATAATTTACGATATTCCCGGACCTTTGAAGAAGAAGCGGACCTGCGAGCAAGGGAACTGCTTATTCAAAATGGTTTCTCCCCCGAAGGATTAACGCATTTACTTACCAAAATAAGCGAAAAGGAATCCGAAAAGGGGCCCGAATGGCTTTCCACCCATCCATCCCTTTTTAAGAGGCTCCATGAAGAAAGGGCTTCTTCTTTGCCCAGTACTATCTCTCGTTCTCCACAACAAGAACGCATCCGCCAACAGGCAGCGCTTCTTTTCGAACAGATTAAAATGGCCCTCCAGTAATCAGCCTGAGCCTCCTTTGGCGTATTCAAGACGTACCACAACGCTGGTATGCCCTTTTCCCCTCACAGGATTTACTTGCCCCTACCGCACTTCTCCAGGCATCCCCTGGCCGCCTGTCCCATACCAGCGGGCCAGAGGAGCGTTTCACCAGGGAGTCATGCTCTTCTTCTCCAGTCATGCTCCATCCACCTTCCCTTCCATGCCATAGGATGGTCAAAAAAGGCGTAGGAACGTCTGGTTCCTATGCTCGCAATGGTAAAATAATCGAAGGATCAACGACCTGGAGGGTAAAAGATTCAGCTATAAACAGTTGCACTATTCGAGAATCATGATGTTCATAGCCTATGGAAAAGTCACCGCCGATCACCAGTTCTAGATCTTCATGGCGATGGGGGATCATGAGTCCCCCCTCAAGAACACTGCTGTACACAACCGTTCCCCCTACCATATCTTTGATGCGCTTCATGAGGGGGTATCCCTGTACTTCTGTGTTAGCCCGTTCCCAGAGTTCTTTTCCGAGAATCAGGGAAAAGGGGCCCCGTTGATGGACCTCTTGCATCTGAACAAGGGCGCGGGACAAATTGAGCATGATTTCGCTCCCTTCCTTTCCAAAGGAGATGGCCTTTTGGGTGGCCGCCGCGGTAAGACCCACGACACCCCCGGCAGCAAAGCCATTGTATACCGCCTGTTCTTCAAAAAGGGCTGCATTTTTTGCCGCCTCATCAAGGGGACTCAAATCGATAGCCCGGGCACCCCGGAGGATATTATCCAATTCCCACCGATCAAGCTTAAAGGAAACCCGGGTTTCCACCAGAGGCTGGACCTGATAAACCCCACACCGCACTCCTGCAACGGGGCTTTCCTGCAAGATAGAAAGCCGTCCCTCTGGCAAGGCCGCATAATTCCAGCCCAGGGGGCCCCGAACGTGAAGAATACGCCGGGCCGTCAAATGACCCATCAGCACCTGACGGGCCCGGTTATCTATTTCATTCCATGCTACGGAGGCTATAGGAGCCTGTTCCCGTTTAAAAATATCCATAACAATCCCTCCTCATTATTCGAGGTTCCCGATACCAAGACTTCCCCTGGACAGGGAAGTACCCCCTTCTTCAGCGGCATTTTCTAGCTGGGTAAGGTCCCCTTCGGTAAAAAGATAGGTTCGTAATTGTTCATCCCAGCCATCCATGTTTCGCCTGAGCCACTCCAGAATCATCGTGGCATGTTCAATTTCTTCGTCTCGGTTGTGGGCCAAAATCGCCCGGAGTTGTGGGTCCTGACAGGCCGCAACCCGCTGGTTGTACCAGTCCACGGCCTCTAGTTCTTCTTTTAAACTGGTTATAGCCCGGGAAATATTCCGGGTCTTTTCGTCCAGCAATTCCACCGGCTCATGATAGGCCATAGCATCCTCCTAGTAGGGTATAGTTTAAATATACTGGCCCTTACCGCTTTTGAGAAGGCATATTTTCTCTATTTGTTAGAATTTTAAAACATTCTGAGAAAAGGGATACGTGAGAGGAACCCGCAATCGCATAAGGGGCCAGATTTGAATACCACCGTACCGGCCCCTTACCTGAGCCTGAAGCAGACCGCCATCAAAAACAGGGTGGTAGAAATGGCTTTTATCGTTCCACCGGAGCAAAACCTTCAAGATTAAAGGCATACGAGAAAGGAGGCTGGCTTTCCAGGGGCGTAGCAAGCTGAAGGGTTCCCGCAAAACGATAGGAGACATCCTTCATGGTAAGTACCTGATTAAAAAGGTCCCGCCCCATATCGATAAAATTCATGACCACAAAGACATCCACCTCGGTAGTCTGGGCAGAAGGAACGGTATAGATCTTTTCCATAAAGCCATCGGCCCAGGGACGCCCGTTGCCAAAAAGTTCATACCGCATACGAAAAATAGTAAGGGGAAACCCGTTTGGATTATACACTGAAAGACGTATCCGAAAACGGGTATTAACCAGTTCCGCCTGTTTTACCGCTAACGAAAGAATTCGAAGTTCCGGCGCCCGTAGCCACTTCACGGAATAGGCTTGGGAGACCTTGAAGGGATGGGAGAGAGAGTTTTTGCCACTTTCCCATAATCCCCGCCCGGTAAGGTGACACAAGAAATTCCCTCCCTCATCAGGAGTAAGGTCACGAACCTTAACCGAAGCAGAAAAGGGATACAGAGAGGAGGCCCCCGCCTTAAGGGCCTGTGGATTCCCAGACGGAGAAAGAGGAACGGTGATGGTTGAAACCCGGTGATTTCTATCTTCTACGGTAATTTCCACCGTGGACTCCGTAACAAAAATTTCCTGAGAGGCTGTATTACTTATCTCGAATACGCCCGCAATCAAAAGGGCTTCGCCACTGGTCATAGCTTCGGCACTTTTGAGAGTAAAAGAACCCTGGAGGGGATTTTCTAGCGAGACCGCAGGAGAAGGCTGGGTTGTGCAGGAAGTCTCCCCCAAAATCAAGAAGAAAAAGAGGCCCAACACGATACCACCCTGTAGTAACCGGCTCGCCTTCTTTTTTTTCAGAGAGTGAAAATCGCCCTCATCAAGAAAAAAGTTCTTCCCTTTATCGTTTTTGTTTATTCCATACAAATCAGCCATGTTCGTATAATACTGCTAACAGGAATTTCTTTCTATAAGGGAAGTCGGCAAGAGAACCGTTACCGCTTGAGCACCTTGTCTGGCCTGTCCCCGAATCAGCAGTTCTACCGCCTGTTCTCCCATGCCCCGTTTTTGCACATTGATGGTAGTTAAAGGAGGATTTGCAAAGGCTGCCATCTCAATGTTATCCATACTGATAAGGCCTACCTGCCGGGGAACCATAATATTCTTTTCATGAAGGAAACGCAGGATACCAATCGCCACCTCATCAGAACCCGCACAAATCGCCGGCCGTTCTGTCGGAGAGGATTCTCCTTGCTGAAGCAACCTTTGAAAGGTCTCTTCATGATATAGCCGCTGGGCCGCTTCGTACCCACTGGTCATATTATTGGCGTTATCAATATAAAAATCCGTGGAAGATGTTCTTTGATCTTCCATAAGAGCCTGCTTGTACCCCAAGGTTCGGTTATCAATTTCTCCAATATAAAATATTTTTCTATACCCCTTATGTAAAAGATGGACCACCGCCCGGTACATAGCATCCTGACGATCAAAGGAAACGGAGGGAAGGCCGTCGTATTTCCATTCTACACAGACCACCTGTTCTATCCGAGTCTTAATCCGTTCAATTACCTGTCGATCTTCTGGCCCTTGGAGTACCTGATCGAGAGAAAGAAGGATAAGCCCATTCACCTCTTCCGGATGAACAAGTTTATTAAAAAGCACGGGATCTTTTAATTCTTCAAAAAAACGGATAAAACGGATGTGGTAACGATTTCGATGGGCCGCCTGGTGGATTCCCGCCAGAATCTCCGCATAGTAGGGACGAAGAAAGCGGTCCACATCACACATGACAATGCCAATCTGCTTATCCGCCAGGTTCCCTGAAGCTCCTCTATGAAGGGCCTGGGCAAATGTGTTAGGGCGATAATTTAGTTCTTCAATAGCCTTAAGAATTCGCTCCCGCGTTTCAGGGGCAATCGCCGCATCGGTCCCGTTAAGTACATAGGAAACCATACTGCGACTTACCCCCGCTCGCCGAGCCACATCCGACTGGGTCGTTTTTTTATGTTTCATCGTTGTATGAATACCACCTTCACCCAATATGAACAAGAGAGGGATTGTAAAAACGCAATAAAGACGTTACCCATTCTCTGATGATAGTTTACCCCTCAGAACAAAGGACATGATCATTGCCTTTAGAAAGGGAGCTTCTGTTCATATCAGCGAGAAGCCCCCGTTTTTATTCTTTTTTCCCATCGGCAAACGTTCAAAACAGCGCAGTTTTTTTAGGTGTTTTTCCCTTTCTTTTAATAACGCTTTTTATCTTTAATGATTTCCCTCAAAACCTCACTAATTATTTCCCCGGACACCAAGGGCTGTAAGAGAAGGAAGAGCCTTGCCGTTAAAATCAAACAGGGCCTGGTTCTCCCAGGTACTCCCTACACCTAAGGCGGGTATCCAATCCCCACCCCAATAGAAAATTCCAAGGGCCCCCTTTTCTGCACTAGATCCTATCATAAGCCGTATGAAAGCGGCCTGATTTTCAATAGTCGCCGGGAAATAGAGGGTAGTTCCATTTGAACGAGTCGCGAAGGTAAGACCCTGGCCTGTCAGGTTAGTGGCGGCCACTTCTTCATCATCTTCCCAAAACACATTGGTTGTGGAGTCTCCGTAACCGGTAGTCCAGCCGTAACTTGTCTCAGCTATGAGAACATTCTTACCATAACGGCTTTTTAAATTTTCTATATTACTTTTGAGCTGAGTTACCGTTCCATGGCTTGCATAATAGGGATAGTAGGAAAGACCGATTATATCAAAATCAATTTCTCGTACCGTAGCAGCGGTTCCTCCGTGGGTTGCATAGCGATCAAAAAAGGAGGTAAGTCCGCTCAGATCCCGTCCCCCCCGGGAAAGGTGTATCATGATTTTAGCCTGTGGGGCTGCGGCTCGAACCGCATCGGATGCCGCATCAAGGAGTACTCCCAGATTGGCAGGCCCAGTGGATTCGCTGAGCTTCCCCCAGTTAAAAAGCATGCCACTATCGATTTCGTTTCCGATCTGGACCATGTCAGGAACAGCATTAGCGGTAGTAAGGGTCTGAATCGTGGTATAGGTAAAATCGTACAGAGCGTCTGCCAGGTCCTGTATGTCCGTATAGGAAGCCCAGGAAGCAGGTACAACCTGTTGGGCTGGATCGGCCCAGGTATCACTGTAATGAAAATCCAACAGGACCTTCAATCCCAGGGCCTTTGCGCGACGGGCTATGGCGACGGTACGACCAATATCGTTATGACCATAGTTAACACTCGTATACGTACTATTCCGGGGATTATTCCATAGGCGTAACCGCACCCAATTCACCCCTGCATCTTTAAGAATCGCCAGGGGATCCCTTCGTTGGTTATTCCCATCATAGTAGGCACCCCCAAGCTCTTCTATCTCTTGTACCATCGAAACATCCACGCCCCGGATAAAATCTGCCGGTATACTCACCGAAAGAGGGGCAATATTCAATTGCTCATACGAGGTAAGATTGGTGCTTCCCCCATCATGATACGCCGGAAGGGTGCAGGAGACGAGTCCCCCAAGCCCAAGGATTATCCCCAAGAACACCCCGCAATACGTCCTAAAATAAGTGTGAACAAACAGGGGGCGCCGATTTTTTCCATCATATTTTGTCGAATTCCGTAATTTCCCTCTCATATAAGGTTCCCTCCTAATTCGTTTTTCCGGCCACAGTCGGTGAAACCCCACTCACACCGCTTTCATTTACCGCTTGTACCTGGTAGTAGTAGGTAGAATTAGAACTAAGGCCCGTATCAGTATAGGTGCTACCGGTAATGGAAGAAGCGACCACCGTAAAGGGACCGGTTACAGAGGAAGAGCGGAGGAGTTGGTACGAAGTAGCCCCATACACGGATTGCCAGGAAAGACTAATACTATCGGTAGTTACCGAACGAATCCGTATCCAGGCTGGGGCCGCAGGAACCGCAAGGGTCACCGTGCCACTGGTCTCTCCAATGGTATAGGAAAGTCCCTGAGCAAAATCAAAGGTGGCCGTATCATGAGTATCATTGACCATCATATCAGGGGCCGTGTCGGTGGCATAAGCGGTACCGGACCAGTTAGAGGAAAGAACCGCAATAACCCGAACGGTATCCCCCGAAGAAAGGCCAAGGGCCGACAGAGGGAAAGCATACTCTACAAAAGTAGGTGGGGCCGATTGGGTCCAGCCCACAGGAGCCAAGGAGAAACCTGAAGGGGAACTCCAGGGACACCAGAATTCAGCCACTTTCCCCCAGGATGAACCGGACTTTCCAAAGAGGATCCCCGCCCCGTTACCCGCATCATCCTGGAAACCCGGTTTATGCCAGAAATAGATATCTGGCTCCCCATTGGGAAAAGAACTCGTTGCCGCCGGGAGGGCCGCCCCTGCGGTACTTACCACAGAAGCGACATCAGTACTCCCTACCTCATTGACCGAGGCCTTATCAATGAGAATAAGAATTCCATCATTCCAATTTACCCCGAGGTACCCCGCAAGGGACACATACAAATAGTTGGGATCACTGGTTACCCGAAGGGTATGAATATCAATTCCACTTTGACTCCAACTACCGGCACTCCCATCCCCCTGCGTATCCTGAAATACCGCCACCGATGAACTAGTCCAGTTGGTATCCAGTAAACCATCTACGGCTATGAGAGCTTTCTGGCAGGTAACCGTAAAGGTTTGTTCCATAGGAACATGGCAGGTGGCAGTTCTAATACCCTGAATCGTAAGTTTCA comes from the Treponema sp. J25 genome and includes:
- a CDS encoding M48 family metallopeptidase gives rise to the protein MDRSCIGSYFDGKSSRAYPCTVVLGEDNLTIYVLAAREVASQEEHPDDGNVPPDIPQQEVPSVPGEYFSPEPDILFTKIWDFSGIKIRDTRPHHGELQYGPFPHETLIIQDPQFFYTLQNTRYFKRHRSFYERFFGSPRKVVGSVFLTIALIVGFYFMGIPLIADLTSSLLPPSQESSLGETLFSNIVESEGGLTRPELQEKVLEFARTLTFGHQIKEIALLPGDTINAFAVMGGYIGIYLPMLELIETPEELAALLAHEWAHIEKRHSTRLIVRNLAGYYLISLIAGDFSGFLGILIENGHMLNNLRYSRTFEEEADLRARELLIQNGFSPEGLTHLLTKISEKESEKGPEWLSTHPSLFKRLHEERASSLPSTISRSPQQERIRQQAALLFEQIKMALQ
- a CDS encoding family 1 encapsulin nanocompartment shell protein; its protein translation is MDIFKREQAPIASVAWNEIDNRARQVLMGHLTARRILHVRGPLGWNYAALPEGRLSILQESPVAGVRCGVYQVQPLVETRVSFKLDRWELDNILRGARAIDLSPLDEAAKNAALFEEQAVYNGFAAGGVVGLTAAATQKAISFGKEGSEIMLNLSRALVQMQEVHQRGPFSLILGKELWERANTEVQGYPLMKRIKDMVGGTVVYSSVLEGGLMIPHRHEDLELVIGGDFSIGYEHHDSRIVQLFIAESFTLQVVDPSIILPLRA
- a CDS encoding ferritin-like domain-containing protein — protein: MAYHEPVELLDEKTRNISRAITSLKEELEAVDWYNQRVAACQDPQLRAILAHNRDEEIEHATMILEWLRRNMDGWDEQLRTYLFTEGDLTQLENAAEEGGTSLSRGSLGIGNLE
- a CDS encoding LEA type 2 family protein codes for the protein MADLYGINKNDKGKNFFLDEGDFHSLKKKKASRLLQGGIVLGLFFFLILGETSCTTQPSPAVSLENPLQGSFTLKSAEAMTSGEALLIAGVFEISNTASQEIFVTESTVEITVEDRNHRVSTITVPLSPSGNPQALKAGASSLYPFSASVKVRDLTPDEGGNFLCHLTGRGLWESGKNSLSHPFKVSQAYSVKWLRAPELRILSLAVKQAELVNTRFRIRLSVYNPNGFPLTIFRMRYELFGNGRPWADGFMEKIYTVPSAQTTEVDVFVVMNFIDMGRDLFNQVLTMKDVSYRFAGTLQLATPLESQPPFSYAFNLEGFAPVER
- a CDS encoding LacI family DNA-binding transcriptional regulator codes for the protein MKHKKTTQSDVARRAGVSRSMVSYVLNGTDAAIAPETRERILKAIEELNYRPNTFAQALHRGASGNLADKQIGIVMCDVDRFLRPYYAEILAGIHQAAHRNRYHIRFIRFFEELKDPVLFNKLVHPEEVNGLILLSLDQVLQGPEDRQVIERIKTRIEQVVCVEWKYDGLPSVSFDRQDAMYRAVVHLLHKGYRKIFYIGEIDNRTLGYKQALMEDQRTSSTDFYIDNANNMTSGYEAAQRLYHEETFQRLLQQGESSPTERPAICAGSDEVAIGILRFLHEKNIMVPRQVGLISMDNIEMAAFANPPLTTINVQKRGMGEQAVELLIRGQARQGAQAVTVLLPTSLIERNSC
- a CDS encoding glycosyl hydrolase 53 family protein, encoding MRGKLRNSTKYDGKNRRPLFVHTYFRTYCGVFLGIILGLGGLVSCTLPAYHDGGSTNLTSYEQLNIAPLSVSIPADFIRGVDVSMVQEIEELGGAYYDGNNQRRDPLAILKDAGVNWVRLRLWNNPRNSTYTSVNYGHNDIGRTVAIARRAKALGLKVLLDFHYSDTWADPAQQVVPASWASYTDIQDLADALYDFTYTTIQTLTTANAVPDMVQIGNEIDSGMLFNWGKLSESTGPANLGVLLDAASDAVRAAAPQAKIMIHLSRGGRDLSGLTSFFDRYATHGGTAATVREIDFDIIGLSYYPYYASHGTVTQLKSNIENLKSRYGKNVLIAETSYGWTTGYGDSTTNVFWEDDEEVAATNLTGQGLTFATRSNGTTLYFPATIENQAAFIRLMIGSSAEKGALGIFYWGGDWIPALGVGSTWENQALFDFNGKALPSLTALGVRGNN
- a CDS encoding fibronectin type III domain-containing protein, which codes for MERTILVSPLYSVETLSGLSFSTMTSSLGRAIMIPVNGTVTLSEDASLTIEASSGSSLPTGLTSRDFTLSVSNDGKAILVSPLVELYGKEFSMKLTIQGIRTATCHVPMEQTFTVTCQKALIAVDGLLDTNWTSSSVAVFQDTQGDGSAGSWSQSGIDIHTLRVTSDPNYLYVSLAGYLGVNWNDGILILIDKASVNEVGSTDVASVVSTAGAALPAATSSFPNGEPDIYFWHKPGFQDDAGNGAGILFGKSGSSWGKVAEFWCPWSSPSGFSLAPVGWTQSAPPTFVEYAFPLSALGLSSGDTVRVIAVLSSNWSGTAYATDTAPDMMVNDTHDTATFDFAQGLSYTIGETSGTVTLAVPAAPAWIRIRSVTTDSISLSWQSVYGATSYQLLRSSSVTGPFTVVASSITGSTYTDTGLSSNSTYYYQVQAVNESGVSGVSPTVAGKTN